The proteins below are encoded in one region of Clostridium estertheticum:
- a CDS encoding CAP domain-containing protein, with product MKKSLRALILTLGILATTGIGSTVYAQDCSTVKQVNSVESIQAICAKYGIAVPKGAEVKAQVAAPCKAAPTKTAPAKASTTKATPAKAVPTKTTPAKTTATKATTTPVASTSTANNKLEKEVVTLVNQERAKQGLAPLTDNVKLSNVARTKSEDMVAKNYFDHTSPTYGSPFDMMKQFGITYKAAGENIAMGQQTASSVMTSWMNSPGHKANILSKNFTDIGVGVAKDKSGAIYWTQEFIGK from the coding sequence ATGAAGAAATCTTTAAGAGCATTAATATTAACTTTAGGTATTTTAGCAACAACAGGAATAGGTTCAACGGTGTACGCACAAGATTGTAGTACAGTAAAACAAGTTAACTCAGTAGAAAGTATACAAGCTATATGTGCTAAGTACGGTATTGCAGTTCCAAAGGGTGCGGAAGTTAAGGCTCAGGTAGCGGCGCCTTGTAAGGCAGCACCTACAAAAACTGCTCCTGCCAAAGCATCGACTACAAAGGCAACTCCTGCAAAGGCAGTTCCTACGAAAACGACACCTGCAAAGACGACTGCTACAAAGGCAACAACAACCCCAGTAGCATCAACTTCAACAGCAAATAACAAATTAGAAAAAGAAGTAGTAACATTAGTTAATCAGGAAAGAGCAAAACAAGGACTAGCTCCTTTAACTGATAATGTTAAACTTTCAAATGTAGCTAGAACTAAGTCAGAGGATATGGTAGCTAAAAACTATTTTGATCATACATCACCAACTTATGGTTCGCCTTTTGACATGATGAAACAATTCGGTATTACATATAAAGCAGCTGGTGAAAACATTGCAATGGGTCAACAAACAGCATCTTCAGTAATGACTTCTTGGATGAATTCGCCAGGACACAAAGCTAATATTTTAAGTAAGAATTTTACTGATATTGGAGTTGGAGTAGCAAAAGATAAAAGTGGAGCTATTTATTGGACTCAAGAATTTATAGGTAAATAA
- a CDS encoding glycoside hydrolase family 5 protein, whose protein sequence is MFLYKKKTGFFKRIFSFTTAALMLIVVVVSSRTYIAEAATSSVSQLKIVGSQLCDSTGKAIQLKGMSSHGLQWYGDYMNYDSMKYLRDNWNVNVVRAAMYTDQGGYISNPTTTKAKVKEIVQAAIDLNMYVIIDWHILNDGNPNTYKEQSKSFFKEMATTYGNHPNVIYEICNEPNGSTTWANDIKPYAQYIIPAIRAIDHDNIIIVGTSTWSQDVDTAANSPLSYSNIMYACHFYAGTHGQSLRDKIDYAMSKGIAVFVTEWGTSDASGNGGPYINASQQWIDYMANKKISWVNWSLCDKSEAASALKPGASTTGGWTDSDLTTSGLFVKRNIGGFYK, encoded by the coding sequence ATGTTTTTATATAAGAAAAAAACTGGATTTTTTAAAAGAATTTTTTCATTTACAACAGCTGCTTTAATGCTTATAGTTGTGGTAGTAAGTTCAAGAACTTACATAGCCGAGGCTGCAACCTCTTCGGTCAGTCAACTTAAAATAGTTGGGAGCCAATTATGTGACTCCACCGGTAAAGCTATTCAATTAAAGGGAATGAGTTCCCACGGACTTCAATGGTATGGGGACTACATGAATTATGATAGTATGAAATATTTAAGAGATAATTGGAACGTTAATGTTGTACGTGCTGCAATGTATACTGACCAAGGGGGATATATTTCAAATCCAACAACAACAAAGGCCAAAGTTAAGGAAATAGTTCAAGCTGCTATCGATTTAAATATGTATGTAATTATCGATTGGCACATACTAAATGATGGTAATCCTAATACCTACAAGGAACAATCAAAATCATTCTTCAAAGAAATGGCTACGACATATGGAAATCATCCAAATGTGATATATGAAATTTGTAATGAACCAAATGGTAGCACTACTTGGGCAAATGATATAAAACCTTATGCTCAATATATAATTCCTGCTATAAGAGCTATAGATCACGATAATATAATAATTGTTGGTACAAGTACCTGGAGCCAAGATGTTGACACTGCTGCAAATAGTCCTCTATCATACTCTAATATAATGTATGCATGTCATTTCTATGCAGGGACACACGGACAATCACTTAGAGACAAAATAGATTATGCTATGTCAAAAGGTATAGCTGTATTTGTAACAGAATGGGGAACATCTGATGCTTCAGGTAATGGAGGCCCATATATCAATGCATCTCAACAGTGGATTGACTATATGGCTAATAAAAAAATAAGTTGGGTTAACTGGTCATTATGTGATAAAAGCGAAGCAGCTTCTGCTTTAAAACCTGGTGCTAGTACAACTGGGGGATGGACAGATTCTGATCTTACAACGTCTGGTTTATTCGTAAAGCGAAATATAGGCGGATTCTACAAGTAG
- a CDS encoding GH12 family glycosyl hydrolase domain-containing protein, producing MKKIIKVGMSILLFTAVLTAFGANNKANAAAIWSSPEKYGAWSNGGYTLNNDVWSQDTVGPQTIWANSYSNWGTWSAQPNTGGIKSYPHVEKAINKKLSTVKTATSSFNVTVPTSGTSMETAYDIWLSDPNAYDPSHPSKNKHEIMLWMNQYGAVNPISYKWDSAGPIPVYKNVSIGGHTWNVYIGNNGSNNTGNMVYSFIRTNGNISSGSLDIKAIANWIKNTPKWYGDIIFDNIQFGYEITSSYNGGKGYNFNTNTFSVTSN from the coding sequence ATGAAAAAAATTATAAAAGTTGGAATGTCAATTTTATTATTTACAGCAGTGTTAACAGCATTTGGAGCTAATAATAAAGCAAATGCTGCTGCAATATGGTCATCACCAGAAAAATATGGGGCATGGTCTAATGGTGGATATACATTAAATAATGACGTATGGTCACAAGATACAGTAGGACCTCAAACTATTTGGGCTAACTCATATAGTAATTGGGGAACATGGTCAGCACAGCCCAATACGGGAGGAATAAAATCCTACCCCCATGTTGAAAAAGCAATAAACAAAAAGTTAAGTACTGTAAAGACAGCTACAAGTAGCTTCAATGTTACAGTTCCTACAAGTGGAACTTCTATGGAAACTGCCTATGATATATGGTTATCTGATCCTAATGCTTATGATCCTAGTCATCCTAGTAAGAATAAGCATGAAATTATGTTATGGATGAATCAATATGGAGCAGTAAATCCAATTTCATATAAGTGGGATTCAGCAGGTCCTATTCCAGTGTATAAAAATGTATCTATAGGAGGTCATACATGGAATGTATATATAGGAAACAATGGATCAAATAATACAGGAAATATGGTTTACTCATTTATAAGAACTAATGGAAATATTAGTTCAGGGTCTCTAGATATTAAGGCAATAGCTAACTGGATTAAGAATACACCAAAATGGTATGGAGATATTATATTCGATAATATACAATTTGGATATGAGATTACATCAAGTTATAATGGTGGTAAAGGTTATAATTTTAATACAAATACTTTTTCTGTAACATCTAATTAG
- a CDS encoding expansin EXLX1 family cellulose-binding protein, giving the protein MKKIKMKALTLCLSLGMVVGTLLTPIPAYAAAWNDNHSGYATYTGSGYSGGAVLLDPIFSTMEITALNPADLNYNGIDAALAGAYLEVQGPNGKKTTVYVTDLYPEGANGALDLCPTSFAKIGNMSAGKININWHIVKAPITGMFSYRIKEGSSPYWAAIQVRNHKYPVVKMEFLKNNTWVNMRKMPYNHFISENMGTGSIKIKITDIRGISVTDTISALPKSGDSPAYIIPGHVQLPD; this is encoded by the coding sequence ATGAAAAAAATTAAAATGAAAGCTCTTACTTTATGTCTATCTTTAGGAATGGTTGTAGGTACTTTACTTACACCAATTCCCGCTTATGCAGCTGCTTGGAATGACAATCATTCAGGCTATGCTACATATACTGGTTCTGGATATTCTGGTGGTGCAGTACTTCTAGATCCTATTTTTTCTACAATGGAAATTACTGCACTAAATCCTGCTGACCTTAACTATAATGGAATCGATGCAGCTTTAGCTGGTGCATATTTAGAAGTACAAGGGCCAAATGGGAAAAAAACTACTGTATATGTTACAGATTTATATCCAGAAGGAGCTAATGGAGCTTTGGATCTTTGCCCAACCTCTTTTGCTAAAATTGGTAATATGTCTGCTGGAAAAATCAATATCAATTGGCATATAGTAAAGGCACCTATAACTGGAATGTTTTCTTATCGTATAAAAGAAGGTAGCAGTCCATATTGGGCAGCTATTCAAGTAAGAAATCATAAATATCCTGTTGTGAAAATGGAATTTTTAAAGAATAATACTTGGGTTAATATGAGAAAAATGCCATATAACCATTTCATTAGTGAGAATATGGGGACAGGCTCTATTAAGATAAAAATAACGGATATCCGTGGAATATCCGTTACAGACACAATATCAGCTTTACCTAAAAGCGGAGATTCTCCCGCTTATATTATTCCTGGACATGTTCAACTACCAGATTAA
- a CDS encoding right-handed parallel beta-helix repeat-containing protein, with amino-acid sequence MKNRIIAILSVLALTASISIGGVPLKANAATDIATLLEKGGTIPAGNYKLTRGVKVTKDIIANKVVIDASGCPNDTIAILANASITGITINSPQRQGISIQDCSGKTLKNCTVTKAKFAGIEAKNNASNILIEGCVSNNNYDPVNSGESADGFGIKNGAKDITLKNCSASGNSDDGYDTYTAGANITFIGCKAINSGSGGSGDGNGFKLGPNGSSGGLITVTGCTATNNKGWGFLRNHNKVTPKQSGNIATGNLKGSFSWSLN; translated from the coding sequence ATGAAGAACAGAATAATAGCAATTCTTTCCGTTTTGGCATTAACTGCATCGATATCTATAGGAGGTGTACCATTAAAAGCAAATGCGGCTACTGATATTGCAACACTATTAGAAAAAGGTGGAACAATACCAGCTGGTAATTACAAACTTACTAGAGGCGTAAAGGTCACAAAGGATATAATTGCTAATAAAGTTGTAATTGATGCTTCTGGTTGTCCCAATGATACTATAGCTATATTAGCTAACGCTAGTATAACAGGAATAACTATTAATAGTCCTCAAAGACAAGGAATTAGCATACAAGATTGTTCAGGTAAAACTTTAAAAAACTGTACAGTAACAAAGGCCAAATTTGCTGGTATTGAAGCTAAAAATAATGCATCAAACATACTTATAGAGGGATGCGTTTCAAACAACAATTATGATCCTGTAAACTCAGGTGAAAGTGCTGATGGTTTTGGAATAAAAAATGGAGCAAAAGATATCACTTTGAAAAATTGTTCAGCTTCAGGCAATAGTGATGACGGCTATGATACATATACGGCCGGTGCAAATATAACTTTTATTGGCTGTAAAGCAATTAATAGTGGATCGGGTGGTAGTGGAGATGGAAATGGTTTTAAATTAGGACCTAATGGTTCAAGTGGTGGATTAATTACAGTTACAGGATGCACAGCTACTAACAATAAAGGCTGGGGATTTCTTAGAAATCATAATAAAGTAACTCCAAAACAATCTGGAAATATAGCAACTGGTAATCTTAAAGGTTCATTTAGCTGGAGCCTAAACTAA
- a CDS encoding accessory gene regulator B family protein: MENLSRKYANKINKYAKKNGLEFEKMRLGIEIFLINISKLLIVISISYILNLFLFTLIIISSFCFIRRTAFGLHAINSIVCTVVTIAAFVGAPYISKYIMLNNYMVTLLFIISILILYKYAPSDTEARPILGEKLRRNLRRDSLLSGCTLLLLALVIDNRSIKTLITLGTLMECISIHPLIYKICGRRYKNYEKYEN, from the coding sequence ATGGAAAATTTATCAAGAAAGTATGCCAACAAAATAAATAAATATGCAAAAAAGAATGGTTTAGAATTCGAAAAAATGAGATTAGGTATTGAAATCTTTCTAATAAATATCTCCAAGCTGTTAATAGTAATTTCTATATCTTATATTCTTAATTTATTTCTTTTTACATTGATAATAATTTCTAGTTTTTGTTTTATAAGAAGAACTGCGTTCGGATTACATGCTATAAACAGTATTGTTTGTACTGTAGTTACTATTGCCGCCTTCGTAGGTGCCCCTTACATAAGTAAATATATTATGTTAAACAATTATATGGTAACACTGTTATTTATTATATCTATACTTATTTTATATAAATATGCACCCTCGGATACAGAAGCAAGACCTATTTTAGGTGAAAAACTTAGAAGAAACCTTAGGAGAGATTCTCTCTTATCAGGCTGTACGTTATTGTTATTAGCTTTGGTTATAGATAACAGAAGCATAAAAACGTTAATTACTTTAGGAACATTAATGGAATGTATAAGTATACATCCTTTAATTTATAAAATTTGTGGTAGGAGGTATAAAAATTATGAAAAATATGAAAACTAG
- a CDS encoding cyclic lactone autoinducer peptide has product MKNMKTSFFSNFEEKISKSIGSLAIKITDHSMGKCSAIAFYEPKFPIELLKEEANKNK; this is encoded by the coding sequence ATGAAAAATATGAAAACTAGTTTTTTTAGTAATTTTGAAGAAAAAATTTCCAAATCAATAGGGTCTCTTGCAATAAAAATTACAGATCATTCAATGGGTAAATGTTCTGCAATTGCATTTTATGAACCAAAATTTCCAATTGAGTTATTAAAAGAAGAAGCTAACAAAAACAAATAA
- a CDS encoding GHKL domain-containing protein: MIALYLFTIIFIITFSLYNLKLTPLTVYDLIKFILIIFLMTLPIMHFTSMIIIFILIYLIILIYIKTKNLYLSLILSIASILTYWVSDGISINICIWVLNLNLKDISGNPIPYFLYHILIFIVSYFVTIIIKHIVKRKTTLKSFSFKSTFSIFSILCLLLLFIIFYLTILLIKTNVLSKPKIMIIGFLFFSYFIIFGLIGYSFITNAKKELQIGNKKRQLANLKEYTETLEILYNETRKFRHDHINVLTSMVGYMDKNDMQGLRRYFDNKIIPIGTSFEKKNFKLGLLQNIKIPEIKGVVSSKLITAQHKEINVFIDIMEPIEDINIDIIDICKILGIILDNAIEASGDCENPIIKFAIINKKRSVIIIVINQCLENTPPIYKLFEKEFSTKGKNRGLGLNNLKEIINSYNNVSLDTSIKDNEFIQNIEVLK, encoded by the coding sequence ATGATTGCTCTATATTTATTTACCATTATTTTCATTATTACATTTTCATTATATAATTTAAAATTAACACCCTTAACTGTCTATGATTTAATAAAATTCATATTAATAATATTTTTAATGACTTTACCAATAATGCACTTTACATCTATGATAATAATATTTATACTTATATATTTAATAATTTTAATATACATAAAGACAAAAAATTTATATTTAAGTTTAATATTATCAATTGCATCTATATTGACGTATTGGGTAAGCGATGGTATAAGTATAAATATCTGCATATGGGTGTTAAATTTAAATTTAAAAGATATTAGTGGAAATCCCATACCCTATTTCTTATATCATATTTTAATATTTATCGTATCTTATTTTGTAACTATTATAATAAAACATATAGTAAAAAGAAAAACCACCTTAAAAAGTTTTAGTTTCAAAAGTACATTTTCAATATTTTCTATATTGTGTTTGCTTTTACTTTTCATTATATTTTATTTAACCATATTATTAATCAAAACAAATGTTTTATCTAAACCAAAAATAATGATAATTGGCTTTCTGTTTTTTTCATATTTTATTATTTTTGGTTTAATAGGTTATTCATTTATAACTAACGCAAAAAAAGAACTACAAATTGGTAACAAAAAAAGACAACTAGCTAATTTAAAAGAATATACCGAAACACTAGAAATTTTATATAATGAAACCAGAAAGTTTAGACATGATCACATAAATGTACTAACATCCATGGTAGGATATATGGACAAAAACGATATGCAGGGCCTTCGACGTTATTTTGATAATAAAATAATTCCTATTGGTACAAGCTTTGAAAAAAAGAATTTTAAACTAGGATTACTGCAAAATATAAAAATACCAGAAATAAAAGGGGTTGTTTCCTCAAAATTAATAACTGCTCAGCACAAAGAGATAAATGTTTTTATCGATATAATGGAGCCCATAGAAGATATAAATATAGATATAATAGATATTTGCAAAATACTTGGAATAATTCTAGATAATGCAATAGAGGCTTCTGGAGATTGTGAAAATCCTATTATAAAATTCGCCATTATAAATAAAAAAAGATCCGTGATCATAATCGTAATTAATCAATGCCTTGAAAATACTCCACCAATATATAAGCTTTTTGAAAAGGAATTTTCAACTAAAGGTAAAAATAGAGGTTTAGGCCTTAACAATTTAAAAGAAATTATTAATTCCTACAATAATGTTTCTTTAGATACTTCAATTAAAGATAACGAATTCATTCAAAATATAGAAGTCTTAAAATAA
- a CDS encoding LytR/AlgR family response regulator transcription factor, whose product MIKVFICEDIKNHRDKISNIIDDIIMIENLDMETAVVTGNPDDILEYVKSNKYTGIYFLDVDLNTRINGIQLAEEIREYDPEGFIIFITTHSEMSYLTFIYKVEAMDYIIKDNFKDIKNRVQQCILNANKKYTLNSNEKQKLFTIKSGDKIINIKLSEILFFETSSTIHKIVINTIDRRIEFYAQMKDVENIVDKRFFRCHKSFIVNKDNIKEIDKKSSMLRMINNQECLISARKIKLLLS is encoded by the coding sequence ATGATAAAGGTATTTATTTGTGAAGATATTAAAAATCATAGAGATAAAATATCTAATATTATTGATGACATAATTATGATTGAAAATTTAGATATGGAAACTGCTGTAGTTACAGGAAATCCAGATGATATATTAGAATATGTTAAATCTAATAAATACACTGGTATATATTTCTTAGATGTAGATTTAAACACTCGCATTAATGGCATACAATTAGCAGAAGAGATCAGAGAATATGACCCTGAGGGATTTATAATCTTTATAACTACCCATTCAGAAATGAGTTATCTAACTTTTATCTATAAAGTTGAAGCAATGGATTATATAATAAAGGATAATTTCAAGGATATTAAAAATAGAGTGCAGCAGTGTATATTAAACGCTAATAAAAAATATACCTTAAATTCTAATGAAAAACAAAAGCTCTTCACCATTAAGAGTGGAGACAAAATAATTAATATTAAATTAAGTGAAATATTATTTTTTGAAACATCGAGTACAATCCATAAAATAGTAATTAATACTATAGATAGACGCATTGAATTTTATGCTCAGATGAAGGACGTCGAAAATATTGTTGATAAAAGATTTTTCAGGTGCCATAAATCTTTTATTGTAAATAAAGATAATATAAAAGAAATTGATAAAAAAAGCAGTATGCTTCGTATGATTAATAATCAAGAATGCTTAATATCTGCGCGTAAAATAAAATTATTATTAAGCTAA
- a CDS encoding peptidase domain-containing ABC transporter, producing MNLKKKYFCIKQHDITDCGPACIVTVARKYGLKIPISKVREIAGTDSEGTSVYGIVKAAKSLGFTAKAVKVSKNEEIFENLQIPLIAHVIIDNILLHYVVIHKITKESIMIADPAKGIVKYTPKDFFDIWTGVLVLMVPTAAFKKGDQTKGIFERFWGLIKIQKSLLIKIFIASLLITFFGIGGSFYFQFLIDDILPNNSSQKLLLISLAMLVLIVFKIVTEFLRKILFIHMAQNIDIPLLLGYYNHVINLPMKFFSTRKVGEIISRFNDGSKIRDAISSATLTLMVDVFMAIVGGIILYIQSSKLFFVCSIPICLYLILVFGFKNKLEKVNRDVMEDDAVLTSYLVESIEGIETVKAFNGEKRVEVETENKFMKFMKSLFKHGYTYNLQDTLMNAVKGIFGICILWLGGVLVLKRELTIGELISFNALLAYYIGPIERLINLQPQLQSAVVASDRLGEILDLELEKSLDEDKKIKPKSLLGDIVLKDINFSYGVRELVLKNINISIKSGEKIALVGGSGSGKTTIAKLLMGFYEIQKGEIILNDYNIKDINKEVLRDKISYISQESFFFSGTIKKNLQFANKDLTDEDMIYACQKAKIHGYIDSLPLKYETPLGERGSNLSGGQRQRLSLARALLNNPEILIMDEATSNLDSITEKSIQRTLEECSGNVTSIIIAHRLSTIMKCDNIYVMDNGEIVEEGSHRELLQKKGYYYRLWSEQGIEDLDKSMPLPI from the coding sequence ATGAATCTGAAAAAAAAATATTTTTGTATTAAACAACATGATATAACAGATTGTGGTCCAGCGTGTATAGTTACTGTTGCAAGGAAATATGGATTGAAAATTCCGATTTCTAAGGTAAGGGAAATCGCTGGAACAGATTCAGAAGGAACATCAGTTTATGGAATTGTGAAAGCTGCTAAAAGTTTAGGATTTACTGCTAAGGCGGTAAAAGTATCTAAGAATGAAGAAATATTTGAAAATTTACAAATCCCTTTAATTGCACATGTAATTATTGATAATATATTACTGCATTATGTAGTAATACATAAAATTACTAAGGAAAGTATTATGATTGCGGATCCAGCTAAAGGAATTGTCAAATATACACCCAAGGATTTTTTTGACATATGGACTGGTGTATTAGTTTTAATGGTTCCAACAGCTGCTTTTAAAAAAGGAGATCAGACTAAAGGTATTTTCGAACGATTTTGGGGACTAATTAAAATTCAAAAAAGCCTATTAATAAAAATATTTATAGCATCCTTACTAATAACATTCTTTGGAATCGGTGGTTCATTTTATTTTCAATTTTTAATAGACGACATACTGCCTAATAATTCAAGTCAAAAATTATTATTAATATCTCTAGCAATGCTTGTACTTATTGTATTTAAGATTGTAACTGAATTTTTAAGAAAAATACTGTTTATACACATGGCACAAAATATAGATATTCCGTTATTACTAGGTTATTATAATCATGTGATTAATTTGCCTATGAAATTTTTTAGCACAAGAAAAGTTGGAGAAATTATTTCTAGATTTAATGATGGAAGTAAAATAAGAGATGCAATTTCATCAGCAACATTAACTTTGATGGTTGATGTTTTTATGGCAATTGTAGGAGGTATTATTTTATATATTCAAAGTTCAAAACTGTTTTTTGTTTGTTCAATACCAATATGTTTATATTTAATTTTAGTATTTGGATTTAAAAACAAATTAGAAAAGGTAAATAGAGATGTTATGGAAGATGATGCAGTATTGACATCTTATTTAGTTGAATCAATAGAGGGAATAGAAACAGTAAAAGCTTTTAATGGAGAAAAAAGAGTAGAGGTAGAAACAGAAAATAAATTCATGAAATTTATGAAAAGTTTATTTAAACATGGTTATACATATAATCTTCAAGATACATTAATGAATGCTGTTAAAGGAATTTTTGGGATATGTATTTTGTGGCTCGGAGGTGTTTTAGTTTTAAAAAGAGAATTAACAATTGGTGAATTAATAAGCTTTAATGCATTACTTGCATATTATATTGGACCAATAGAAAGATTAATAAATTTACAGCCACAATTGCAAAGTGCAGTTGTAGCAAGTGATAGATTGGGTGAAATATTAGATTTAGAATTAGAAAAATCACTAGATGAAGATAAAAAAATAAAGCCTAAATCACTATTAGGAGATATAGTTTTAAAAGATATTAATTTCAGCTATGGGGTAAGAGAACTAGTTTTAAAAAATATAAATATAAGTATAAAGTCAGGAGAGAAAATAGCTTTAGTTGGAGGAAGTGGATCGGGCAAGACTACAATTGCGAAACTTTTAATGGGTTTTTATGAAATACAAAAAGGCGAAATTATATTAAATGATTACAATATAAAAGATATAAACAAGGAAGTGTTAAGAGATAAAATTAGTTACATATCACAAGAATCATTTTTCTTTTCAGGGACAATAAAGAAAAATTTACAATTTGCAAATAAAGATTTAACTGATGAAGATATGATATATGCTTGCCAAAAGGCAAAAATACATGGTTATATAGATAGCTTACCATTAAAATATGAAACCCCTCTAGGCGAACGAGGAAGCAATCTTTCAGGGGGACAAAGACAAAGATTATCACTAGCTAGAGCTTTATTAAATAACCCTGAGATATTAATAATGGATGAAGCAACATCTAATTTAGATTCTATAACTGAAAAGTCAATACAAAGGACGTTAGAAGAATGTTCAGGAAATGTAACGTCAATAATAATTGCTCATAGATTGAGTACAATTATGAAATGTGACAATATATATGTTATGGATAATGGGGAGATAGTAGAAGAAGGTAGTCATAGAGAGTTACTACAAAAAAAAGGATATTATTATAGGTTATGGAGTGAACAAGGCATTGAAGATTTAGATAAAAGTATGCCCTTACCTATATAA
- a CDS encoding DNA topoisomerase, with the protein MLLFLSQPFEYEQTTLVINVKGESFSAKGKIVKSKGWREISSSGDGEDKDQSLPPINKGEDVKLTSVRSVNEKTKPPARYNEATLLTAKWEKQLQLIGKGKANSMSFVKEMREYASKLVGNVVASTEAYKHDNATRVKCPDCGKNLLEVSGKRGKMLVCPDRDCGYRKGVSQMSNARCLLVTRRWRLEVMETIKYLFVVADTEKNYQPLTNVENQRRVP; encoded by the coding sequence ATGCTACTTTTCTTAAGTCAACCTTTTGAGTATGAACAAACTACTCTAGTTATAAATGTTAAGGGTGAAAGCTTTTCTGCAAAAGGTAAAATAGTTAAATCAAAGGGATGGAGAGAAATAAGCAGTTCAGGTGATGGAGAAGATAAGGATCAATCACTTCCACCAATAAATAAGGGGGAAGATGTTAAACTTACTTCAGTTAGGTCTGTTAATGAGAAAACTAAGCCACCTGCTAGATATAATGAAGCGACGTTACTTACAGCTAAGTGGGAAAAACAACTACAACTTATTGGTAAAGGAAAAGCTAATTCTATGAGTTTCGTAAAAGAAATGAGAGAATATGCATCAAAACTTGTAGGTAACGTTGTAGCCTCTACAGAGGCATATAAGCATGATAACGCAACAAGGGTGAAATGCCCCGATTGTGGTAAGAATCTTCTTGAGGTTAGCGGTAAAAGAGGGAAAATGCTAGTTTGCCCAGATAGAGACTGTGGATATCGTAAGGGAGTTTCACAAATGTCTAATGCACGTTGTCTACTTGTCACAAGAAGATGGAGATTAGAGGTGATGGAGACAATAAAATATTTGTTTGTGGTTGCGGATACAGAGAAAAACTATCAGCCTTTAACAAACGTCGAGAATCAGAGAAGAGTGCCTTAA
- a CDS encoding MarR family winged helix-turn-helix transcriptional regulator: protein MNRKIYDKQSAECICINLRRASQAITEFYDELLESSGLKISQYLLLKNIKCLGPVNVSNLASEIRLDRTTIVRNLKPLEVGGFIIDISTKGSRNRQLKLTNKGLEILETAAPLWLEAQNFIEQYLGIEERNTFVALLSKIEALVP, encoded by the coding sequence ATGAATAGAAAAATTTATGATAAACAATCAGCAGAATGTATTTGTATTAATTTACGAAGGGCTTCACAAGCAATTACAGAATTTTATGATGAGCTGCTTGAATCAAGCGGTCTAAAAATAAGCCAATATTTATTACTTAAAAATATAAAATGTCTAGGCCCCGTAAATGTGAGTAATTTGGCTTCGGAGATTAGACTAGATAGAACTACCATTGTACGAAATCTCAAGCCTTTAGAGGTTGGAGGATTCATTATAGATATTTCAACAAAGGGTTCTCGAAATCGGCAACTAAAGCTTACAAATAAGGGCCTTGAAATCTTGGAAACGGCGGCGCCACTTTGGTTAGAAGCTCAAAATTTTATTGAACAATATTTAGGCATAGAAGAAAGGAATACTTTTGTAGCATTACTTTCTAAGATTGAAGCATTAGTGCCTTAA